The nucleotide sequence TCCTCAGCCAGTTGCTGGGCGATCCGTTGGTACAGCAAAAGATTGGTCATGACGCAGCACTCGATTTCACGGGTATTTTATTTTTGTGTGAAACATACCGGCACAGTTAAGAAGTGTACGGGGACAGTCGTCACAATAGTCGAGGATGAGCGACAGTGATAGAAAAAACTGTGGGGGTTGAGCACTGAATTGCAGGCAGTAAAAACCCGATCAGTGATCGGGTTATAGGCTACACGGTGTCCTGTAGCCGCGAGCGAGCGCACGCCTGCACGGGCAATCAGCTTTTATCCACGGGTAGCGCCCAGTCGGCCTTTCTCGTCGGAAAACACGATTTCGACCCGGCGATTCTGCGCGCGCCCTCGTTCCGAGGCGTTCACTTCTACCGGATATTGATCGCCGTAGCCTTCCACCTGGATGCGTTTTTCATTAATCCCCAGGTCCACCAGCATATCCGCTACCGCCTGGGCACGGTTCCGGGACAGTTTGAGGTTTTCCTGCTCGCCGCCGGTACTGTCGGTGTAACCCTCGATGCGCACCACGCGCTTGGGGTTCAGTTGCAGAAACTGGACGATCTTCAAGACCGTGCGGTTGGCGGAGTTTTTCAATTCCGCTTCGCCAGTATCGAACAACACGTCACCCAAGGTCATCACCAAGCCACGATCCGTCTGGGTGGTCAGACTGGCAATCTGTTCTTCAAGCCACTTGCCCTGTTTCTGCACGCTCAGCAGCTTGGTTTCACGCAAGGCCAATTGCAGGCGCTGGCGCTCCAATTCGAGCTTGGCGCCGCGCTCCTCGTTGAGTGCCAGATTGGTATGTTCCCGGGCGATCGCGCTGTAGCGCTGGCTCAGGTAGGCGTAGTGCACCACGTCCGCACCGCTGCCCCAGTAGCTGGAAAGGCGATCGGCGCGGGCCAGGGATTCACCGGCCCGAATGACATCCTTGGGCGCGATACGCAACACATTGGAGTCTTCCTTGACCTTCTGGAAGTCATTGCCCGCCTGCTGCAGCGCAGTAGCGCTGTCGGAGTGGCTGGCGCAACCGCCCAGCACCGCGCTGGCCAGCAATACCCCAGCGCTCAACCCTCGAATCAGCGGACTCATTGGGCGTCTCCCAACTGTTTGCGCAAGCGGGTGATACGGGTGTCGAGTACGTTCAACTGTTCCTGGCTCTTCTGCGTCAGTACCCGGGCCTCGGCCAGACGGGCATCCAACTCGGCTTGTTCAGCCTGCATGCGGGCTTCCTTGTAAGACTCATCAGCCATATCGGCGTTGGCCTGGGCGAATTTGCCCTCGGCCAGTTTCAACTCCGGTATGTCATCAACGACGGCACCGACCGCCGCGGCTTGCTCCAGCGCCTGTCGGGTCAGGCGCATTTGTTCATTCGGCGCAGGATCTGCGGCACAGCCCGCCAGCGTTACAACGGCGAGGGCGGCGAAAAGAGGTCGAATAATCACTAAAAATCCCTACTTTGTTGGGGCACTGACGGGTTGCTGCAATTGCAGTTTCCAGCGCTCCAGGTTGCGTTGCAACGCAGTTTCCGTCAGGCCGGACGCGGACAATTCTGTCATCTTTTTTGCGAGCTGTCCGCGCAACCACGGATCATTGCAGGCAGAGTCATGGGAAATGGCGAGGTGCAGGCCCGGCTGGGTGATAGGCAGTTCACGCGCCATCAGATCGTTGCTCATGCCCAGAGTCTGGGCCAGGGCGATGCCGGAATAATGCTCGGCAAGTACGTAGTCCACTTCACCCAACAATAACTTTTGAAAGGCCGGGGTCAGGGTGGGCATGCGCTGCAGGGTCAAATGCTCCCCGGCGAACGCTTCAAAAGCCCGACCCAGGCGCGCCTTTTCCGATACAGCGCCCTTGTAGCCATGCAAGTCAGCGGCCCCGTTGTAGACCAGCGGCGAATCCATGCGGGTCCACACTCGATAATCTGCGTGCATCAGCGCCGGATAGACATAGTCCAGGGTTTCCAGCTCGTTGAGACTCAGCGGTGCATCCGCCAGCAGGTCCATGCGCCCGCTGCGCACTTCGTCCAGGGCCAGTGAGCGTTTACCACCGTACAGCAGATCGATTTTCAGCCCCAGTTCCTTGGCCACTTGCTGCAGCACATCGGCATTGGCGCCAATCAAATGGGTAGGATCCTGGGGATCGCGCCACAAGTAGGGTGGCGCGTCCGGGCTGCCGGTCACGATCAGACGCTCACATTTGCCGGCGGCCACGGACAAGGTCGGTAGCAGCGTCAGGCCAAACAGTACAGTCCAGAAACGCAGGTCCATGGCAGGGTTCTCCGATCAAAAAATGGCAGCATAAAAAAAGCCCGGTCAAGGACCGGGCTCTTTATAAGTGAAGCGGCTGGATTAGACCAGCTTCTCCAGCTCAGGTACGGCTTCGAACAAATCCGCCACCAGACCGTAATCGGCGACCTGGAAGATCGGCGCTTCTTCGTCCTTGTTGATCGCAACGATCACTTTGGAGTCTTTCATACCGGCCAAGTGCTGGATCGCACCGGAGATACCGACGGCGATGTACAGCTGTGGGGCAACGATCTTGCCGGTCTGGCCGACCTGCATGTCGTTGGGTACGAACCCTGCGTCGACGGCAGCGCGGGAAGCACCGACCGCGGCGCCCAGCTTGTCGGCCAGGGCGTACAGGTGTTTGAAGTTGTCACCGTTCTGCATGCCACGGCCACCGGAAACGACGATCTTCGCCGCAGTCAGCTCAGGGCGATCGGACTTGGCCAGCTCTTCGCCAACGAAGCTGGAAGTACCCGCGTCGTGGGCAGCAGCGACCGCTTCAACGACGGCCGAACCACCTTCAGCTGCAACCGGGTCGAAACCGGTGGCACGCACGGTGATGACCTTGACCGAGGCGTTGGACTGGACGGTAGCGATAGCGTTACCGGCATAGATCGGACGCTTGAAGGTGTCGGCGCTTTCGACCGAAACGATCTCGGAGATCTGATCAACGTCCAACTGCGCAGCGACGCGCGGCAGGATATTTTTGCCGTTGGAGGTCGCGGCAGCCAGGATGTGGCTGTAGCCGGCGCCAAGTTCTGCAACCAGTGGCGCGACATTTTCCGGCAACTGGTGAGCGTAAGCGGCGTTGTCGGCCAGCAGTACTTTGCTCACGCCAGCGACTTTTGCAGCGGCTTCAGCCACGGCGCCAGCGCCCTGGCCTGCAACCAGCACGTGGATGTCGCCACCGATTTTGGCGGCAGCGGCCACGGTATTCAGGGTGGCCGGGGCCAGCACTTTGTTATCGTGTTCGGCGATTACGAGGATAGTCATGATCAGATCACCTTCGCTTCGTTTTTCAGTTTCTCGACCAGTTCAGCCACCGACTTGACCTTGATACCGGCGCTGCGTGCTGCCGGCGCTTCGACTTTGACGGTCTTGTTGGTGGAGGCGGTGGAAACGCCCAAAGCATCCGGAGTCAGCACTTCGAGAGGCTTCTTCTTGGCTTTCATGATGTTTGGCAGGGACGCGTAGCGCGGCTCGTTCAAACGCAGGTCGGTGGTGACGATGGCCGGCAGCTTCAAGGAAACCGTCTGCGCACCGCCGTCGATTTCGCGGGTCACGGCAACACTGTCGCCGCTGACTTCCACTTTGGAAGCGAAGGTGCCCTGACCGTAACCGGTCAGTGCGGCCAACATCTGGCCCGTCTGGTTGTTGTCGCTATCGATGGCCTGCTTGCCGAGGATCACCAACTGAGGCTGTTCCTTGTCGACAACGGCTTTCAACAGCTTGGCAACGGCCAGCGAGGTCAGCTCTTCAGCGGATTCGACCAGAACGGCGCGATCGGCACCCAACGCCAGGGCGGTACGCAACTGCTCCTGGGCAGTGGTCGGACCGATGGAAACGACGACGATTTCAGTCGCAACACCTTTCTCTTTCAGGCGTACGGCTTCTTCCACGGCGATTTCGCAGAACGGGTTCATCGACATCTTGACGTTAGCAAGGTCGACGCCGGAATTGTCCGCCTTGAC is from Pseudomonas mucidolens and encodes:
- a CDS encoding substrate-binding periplasmic protein, which produces MDLRFWTVLFGLTLLPTLSVAAGKCERLIVTGSPDAPPYLWRDPQDPTHLIGANADVLQQVAKELGLKIDLLYGGKRSLALDEVRSGRMDLLADAPLSLNELETLDYVYPALMHADYRVWTRMDSPLVYNGAADLHGYKGAVSEKARLGRAFEAFAGEHLTLQRMPTLTPAFQKLLLGEVDYVLAEHYSGIALAQTLGMSNDLMARELPITQPGLHLAISHDSACNDPWLRGQLAKKMTELSASGLTETALQRNLERWKLQLQQPVSAPTK
- a CDS encoding DUF4398 domain-containing protein — translated: MIIRPLFAALAVVTLAGCAADPAPNEQMRLTRQALEQAAAVGAVVDDIPELKLAEGKFAQANADMADESYKEARMQAEQAELDARLAEARVLTQKSQEQLNVLDTRITRLRKQLGDAQ
- a CDS encoding OmpA family protein; the encoded protein is MSPLIRGLSAGVLLASAVLGGCASHSDSATALQQAGNDFQKVKEDSNVLRIAPKDVIRAGESLARADRLSSYWGSGADVVHYAYLSQRYSAIAREHTNLALNEERGAKLELERQRLQLALRETKLLSVQKQGKWLEEQIASLTTQTDRGLVMTLGDVLFDTGEAELKNSANRTVLKIVQFLQLNPKRVVRIEGYTDSTGGEQENLKLSRNRAQAVADMLVDLGINEKRIQVEGYGDQYPVEVNASERGRAQNRRVEIVFSDEKGRLGATRG
- a CDS encoding electron transfer flavoprotein subunit beta/FixA family protein; the encoded protein is MKVLVAVKRVVDYNVKVRVKADNSGVDLANVKMSMNPFCEIAVEEAVRLKEKGVATEIVVVSIGPTTAQEQLRTALALGADRAVLVESAEELTSLAVAKLLKAVVDKEQPQLVILGKQAIDSDNNQTGQMLAALTGYGQGTFASKVEVSGDSVAVTREIDGGAQTVSLKLPAIVTTDLRLNEPRYASLPNIMKAKKKPLEVLTPDALGVSTASTNKTVKVEAPAARSAGIKVKSVAELVEKLKNEAKVI
- a CDS encoding electron transfer flavoprotein subunit alpha/FixB family protein — its product is MTILVIAEHDNKVLAPATLNTVAAAAKIGGDIHVLVAGQGAGAVAEAAAKVAGVSKVLLADNAAYAHQLPENVAPLVAELGAGYSHILAAATSNGKNILPRVAAQLDVDQISEIVSVESADTFKRPIYAGNAIATVQSNASVKVITVRATGFDPVAAEGGSAVVEAVAAAHDAGTSSFVGEELAKSDRPELTAAKIVVSGGRGMQNGDNFKHLYALADKLGAAVGASRAAVDAGFVPNDMQVGQTGKIVAPQLYIAVGISGAIQHLAGMKDSKVIVAINKDEEAPIFQVADYGLVADLFEAVPELEKLV